A region from the Anoplolepis gracilipes chromosome 2, ASM4749672v1, whole genome shotgun sequence genome encodes:
- the LOC140662814 gene encoding uncharacterized protein produces MVRLILLCLLSPAIFAQPRKTKDPNNEPFLPIHPVYPYSPNLIKRGTEAKSTSQLTPELNAPKISTKDSYGSSYSSNRQRDSHYSNYDPYSKNNSPSTYPSHYTNNAYLYSNLPYVVYNPYSAQYAMNPASYPNYYYQPSYYYPHYFNHAPFSPTSSSGVDYQETSQDSTETAENDKQNKDKQSTQPKENETNQDASTSQFVDGGNYISGNLRDLDVQSSTYKIASPYNQLDVQAKGLPIFLPRTTYRVISVAGQPVGPDYPLPAPYVKVQQMEQLTRQMLANLLAQKQAGQFYDNNRDVLNSANDGSYANQDAYTPNTPSYVTLPEAKTKTGGFVINVDSTKVNGEQKNLRDAPYQKTSNKNAYSGIHYVQKPVSPTTYTSFDNRNKHRVINRRPTNQRDDYNSYSGVYGQSDNKQEQNYRNYQSQSGSYQNKDFTVASQTPRSYTYEYSAYESGQTQQTQQDKIIPDDGNFGDKQYNKE; encoded by the exons ATGGTGCGGCTG ATTTTACTTTGCTTGCTGTCGCCGGCAATTTTCGCTCAGCCGCGTAAAACCAAGGATCCTAACAACGAACCATTTTTACCGATACATCCCGTCTACCCTTACagccctaatttaattaaacgagGCACTGAGGCAAAGTCAACTTCGCAATTAACGCCAGAGTTGAACGCGCCGAAAATCAGTACCAAGGATTCTTACGGTTCTAGTTATAGTAGCAATCGCCAAAGAGATTCCCATTATTCAAATTACGATCCGTATTCCAAAAACAACTCCCCGTCTACTTATCCCTCGCACTACACCAACAATGCATATCTTTACTCCAATTTACCTTACGTCGTCTATAATCCATATTCTGCACAGTACGCGATGAATCCTGCGTCGTATCCGAATTATTATTACCAGCCATCCTATTACTATCCTCATTATTTCAATCACGCTCCCTTTTCGCCAACGTCGTCGTCAGGCGTCGACTATCAGGAAACATCGCAAGACTCCACCGAGACGGCGGAGAACGACAAGCAGAACAAGGACAAACAGAGCACACAACCGAAGGAGAATGAGACGAATCAGGACGCGTCGACGAGCCAATTCGTAGACGGCGGAAACTACATATCCGGCAACTTGAGGGATCTTGACGTGCAATCTAGCACGTATAAGATAGCCAGTCCGTATAACCAACTCGATGTCCAAGCGAAGGGCCTACCGATTTTCTTGCCGAGGACGACGTACAGGGTAATCAGCGTGGCGGGACAGCCAGTCGGCCCAGATTACCCGCTGCCCGCGCCGTATGTCAAGGTTCAGCAGATGGAACAGCTGACGAGACAGATGTTGGCCAACTTATTGGCACAAAAGCAAGCCGGTCAGTTTTACGATAACAATAGGGACGTCTTAAATAGTGCTAATGATGGATCATATGCAAATCAGGACGCTTACACTCCAAATACGCCATCATACGTGACTCTTCCGGAGGCGAAAACTAAAACTGGTGGTTTCGTGATAAATGTTGACAGTACCAAAGTCAACGGAGAACAGAAGAATCTTCGAGATGCTCCGTATCAGAAAACTTCAAATAAGAATGCATATTCAGGCATTCATTATGTTCAAAAACCGGTGTCACCGACAACATACACATCGTTTGATAACCGCAACAAGCATCGTGTGATTAACCGTCGACCAACAAATCAAAGAGATGACTACAATAGTTACAGCGGCGTCTATGGTCAGTCGGACAACAAACAGGAAcagaattatagaaattatcagAGTCAATCAGGTTCTTatcaaaataaagatttcaCTGTTGCATCTCAAACGCCCCGATCTTACACTTATGAATATTCCGCTTACGAATCAGGTCAGACACAGCAGACGCAACAAGATAAGATTATTCCGGATGACGGCAACTTTGGAgataaacaatataacaaGGAATGA